A genomic segment from Flavobacterium inviolabile encodes:
- a CDS encoding DUF3570 domain-containing protein: protein MKKILFITSLFYLTSANSQEKDSTAVYKKRVLETAEIEFLGSYYQQDGKHSPVGGGIGSEELKDYTSNIVLSIPVSDDGVLTIDAGFSAYTSASSSNINPFVSDGSFTTTTNNNNTGASRSMNSNTPYTNKDDDYYNTTTTVPAPYGSPWIESTGASRKDVLKTLSASYSHSSDNRNTIWNANASVSKEYDYQSFGVGAGLAKLFNDKNSEISLKASAYFDKWYAIYPTELHEYSLYGMHFQNSGYFKGVNILDEYGMATTNYLPKSFHPFSNEKRNSYSMSLGFSQVLTKNLQASVFMDLLYQDGLLSTPYHRIYFADKANYYIGQPRYIPIYDSPGNVGVFRLADDVERLPKTRFKVPVGARLNYYINEKFVVRSYYRYYADDWGLEAHTASIEIPYRISEYFTILPMYRFYTQKGVRYFAPFEKHYSFQKYYTSDYDLSSFDSHQYGIGLSYSDILTRARVLKFGLKNIDFRYNRYERSDALKADIFSLGIKFVQ, encoded by the coding sequence ATGAAAAAAATTCTATTTATTACAAGCCTTTTTTATCTTACCTCAGCAAATTCACAGGAAAAAGACAGCACTGCTGTTTATAAAAAAAGAGTTTTAGAAACAGCCGAAATCGAGTTTTTAGGAAGTTATTACCAGCAGGACGGAAAACATTCCCCTGTGGGTGGCGGTATTGGTAGTGAAGAACTAAAAGATTACACTTCTAATATTGTATTGTCCATTCCGGTGAGTGATGATGGTGTTTTAACCATCGATGCCGGTTTTTCGGCCTATACTTCTGCTTCTTCCAGCAACATCAATCCTTTTGTTAGTGACGGTTCTTTTACAACCACGACCAATAACAACAATACGGGCGCTTCACGAAGTATGAATTCCAACACGCCGTATACGAATAAAGACGATGATTACTACAATACAACAACAACTGTTCCGGCACCATACGGAAGTCCGTGGATAGAATCGACCGGTGCTTCGCGCAAGGATGTTTTAAAAACACTTTCGGCGAGCTACAGTCACAGTTCCGACAACCGTAATACAATCTGGAATGCGAATGCCAGCGTTTCTAAAGAATATGACTACCAGTCCTTTGGCGTTGGCGCAGGCCTTGCGAAGCTTTTTAACGATAAAAACTCGGAGATCAGTCTGAAAGCCAGTGCCTATTTTGACAAATGGTATGCTATTTATCCAACAGAGCTGCACGAGTATTCTTTATACGGGATGCATTTCCAGAATAGCGGCTACTTTAAAGGAGTAAACATCCTGGACGAATACGGTATGGCCACAACGAATTACCTGCCGAAATCCTTCCATCCTTTTTCAAACGAGAAAAGAAATTCCTATTCGATGTCTTTAGGGTTCTCGCAAGTACTGACCAAGAACCTGCAGGCGTCCGTATTCATGGATCTTCTTTATCAGGATGGTTTACTTTCTACACCTTACCACCGTATTTATTTTGCCGATAAGGCGAATTACTATATCGGACAACCGCGTTATATCCCTATTTATGATAGTCCGGGGAATGTTGGTGTTTTCAGATTGGCGGATGATGTGGAGCGACTGCCGAAAACCCGTTTTAAGGTTCCTGTGGGCGCCCGTTTGAATTATTATATCAACGAGAAGTTTGTCGTGAGAAGTTACTATCGTTACTATGCTGACGATTGGGGACTTGAGGCTCATACTGCCAGTATTGAAATTCCGTACCGCATTTCTGAATATTTCACCATACTGCCGATGTACCGTTTTTATACGCAAAAAGGGGTTCGCTATTTCGCTCCGTTTGAAAAGCATTATTCGTTCCAGAAGTATTATACATCCGACTATGACCTGTCGTCATTTGACAGCCATCAGTACGGAATCGGGTTAAGCTATTCGGATATCCTGACCCGTGCCCGGGTCCTGAAATTCGGATTAAAGAATATTGATTTCCGCTACAACCGGTATGAAAGAAGCGATGCTTTAAAAGCCGATATCTTTTCACTGGGGATCAAATTTGTACAATAA
- a CDS encoding DUF4266 domain-containing protein, producing the protein MKLTILCLLCLVCYSCNTVKEYEKQNINDPDMKLSARSSERYETNFQIYREGASGANGGKTGGGCGCN; encoded by the coding sequence ATGAAATTAACAATACTCTGCTTGTTGTGTCTTGTTTGTTATTCCTGCAATACCGTTAAGGAATATGAAAAGCAAAACATCAATGATCCCGATATGAAACTTTCTGCCCGTTCGTCCGAACGATATGAAACTAATTTTCAAATTTATCGCGAAGGCGCTTCCGGTGCCAATGGCGGAAAAACAGGAGGAGGCTGTGGCTGCAATTAA
- a CDS encoding FAD:protein FMN transferase gives MKRLILLFCLFSLTTLSAQIAQKRVVKLMGSRFDITIVAKDAPTADAYIDTAVAEITRIENLISEWMPHTQVSQINQNAGIKPVVVDKELFDLTERAIGFSKLTDGAFDISFAAADKIWKYDGSMTELPSPEAVKESVKKIGYQNIILDREKSTIFLKLPGMKIGFGSIGKGYAADKTKDFMMAKGVVAGIINASGDMNTWGKQPDGKEWTVGITNPMNKDRVFAVFPLTNSAVVTSGNYEKYVMLNNKRYSHIIDPRTGYPATGIASVTVFAKSAEMANGLSTSVVVLGRETGMNLIDQIPQVSAVIVDDAGKVYYSRNAHIKKLKKLRK, from the coding sequence ATGAAACGGTTAATTCTTCTTTTTTGTCTTTTCAGCCTCACCACCCTTTCTGCCCAGATTGCCCAGAAAAGAGTTGTAAAACTAATGGGAAGCCGGTTTGACATTACCATAGTTGCCAAAGATGCTCCAACGGCAGATGCCTACATCGATACCGCTGTTGCTGAAATTACGCGAATTGAAAATCTTATTTCCGAGTGGATGCCGCATACGCAGGTTTCCCAAATCAACCAGAATGCCGGAATCAAACCCGTAGTGGTAGACAAAGAGCTGTTTGATCTGACCGAAAGGGCCATTGGTTTTTCAAAACTAACGGACGGTGCTTTCGACATCAGCTTTGCCGCTGCCGATAAGATCTGGAAATACGACGGCAGCATGACCGAATTGCCTTCGCCGGAAGCCGTTAAAGAATCGGTAAAAAAGATCGGCTATCAAAACATTATCCTGGACAGGGAAAAGAGTACCATATTCTTAAAACTTCCGGGTATGAAAATCGGTTTCGGTTCTATCGGAAAAGGCTATGCAGCCGATAAAACCAAGGATTTCATGATGGCTAAAGGTGTTGTCGCCGGTATTATTAACGCTTCGGGCGATATGAATACCTGGGGAAAACAGCCGGATGGCAAAGAATGGACCGTTGGCATTACCAATCCAATGAATAAAGACCGTGTTTTTGCTGTTTTTCCTTTAACAAACAGTGCCGTGGTAACTTCCGGCAATTATGAAAAATATGTCATGCTCAACAACAAACGCTATTCCCACATTATCGATCCCAGAACCGGTTACCCGGCTACCGGAATTGCCAGTGTGACGGTATTTGCCAAAAGTGCCGAAATGGCTAACGGTCTTTCAACTTCCGTAGTGGTACTGGGCCGCGAAACCGGAATGAACCTGATCGACCAGATTCCGCAGGTAAGTGCCGTAATTGTTGACGATGCCGGAAAGGTTTATTATTCCAGGAATGCCCATATTAAGAAATTAAAAAAATTACGTAAATGA
- a CDS encoding thioredoxin family protein, translating into MKITCLLLLLSTFSYAQHWETNFEESKKSAAAENKNIILVFSGSDWCAPCIKLDKTIWSSEAFQTEAKTNWVLVKADFPKKKTAALSETLKSQNASLAEQYNKEGHFPLVVVLDKNGKVLGKTGYKNVNPEEYIKLLHTLEKKI; encoded by the coding sequence ATGAAAATTACCTGCCTGCTATTGCTGTTGAGTACGTTTAGTTATGCACAGCACTGGGAAACAAATTTTGAAGAAAGTAAAAAAAGTGCTGCTGCAGAAAACAAGAATATTATCCTGGTTTTCTCCGGTTCCGACTGGTGTGCGCCCTGCATCAAATTAGACAAGACCATCTGGAGTTCGGAAGCTTTTCAAACAGAAGCAAAAACCAACTGGGTACTGGTAAAAGCCGATTTTCCGAAGAAGAAAACCGCGGCACTTTCCGAAACCCTTAAATCCCAGAATGCCTCTCTGGCAGAACAATATAATAAAGAAGGCCATTTTCCGCTGGTTGTGGTTTTGGATAAAAACGGAAAAGTACTGGGAAAAACCGGTTACAAAAACGTTAATCCGGAAGAATACATCAAATTATTACACACTTTAGAAAAGAAAATATGA
- a CDS encoding GEVED domain-containing protein, translating to MNTTLRAIFFLTFSLLGQNSILQAQTITIGNETSNNITNDAPLNAVYEKSASESVYLSSEINTSGTITALSWQHSSTFNAAATNNLKVYLKLSSLNSLPTGAVGTTDFTGYTEVYSGSLPAIATAGWNTITLNTPFAYNKSAGNLSVLVVRDAATKDDNNYPRFRATTTNPNYLSRKYSNGVNFFNPTAQPWTSTTSMDRFFYRPNLRLTMATTVSYCPIGNNNSCLYGGTLTNVTFAGINNTTECSQDNYSYIDYTQAVNGAQVTKGTAYTLSVTVDNPGNSGGVGAWIDFNKNGIFESSEFFSLGTQNSSNSTVFSSAAIQIPATAQTGTTRMRIRSKRLTGVTAAESCEFIGSARGEVEDYTVNIAEQPMGVSDFDKTAVKIYPNPTANVVTIASSETIKTISVYTPLGQQIISGKENQIDLSAYTQGIYPVKIEFENGQIQFKKIIKK from the coding sequence ATGAATACAACTTTACGCGCCATTTTCTTTTTAACATTCTCCCTGTTGGGTCAAAATAGTATCCTGCAGGCGCAGACAATTACCATTGGAAATGAAACGAGCAATAATATTACCAACGACGCTCCACTAAACGCCGTTTATGAAAAATCTGCCAGCGAAAGTGTTTACCTATCCAGTGAAATCAATACTTCCGGGACTATAACCGCACTATCGTGGCAGCACAGTTCGACTTTTAATGCCGCTGCGACGAACAATCTGAAAGTTTATTTAAAGTTATCCAGCCTCAACAGTTTACCTACCGGTGCTGTGGGAACTACCGATTTTACAGGCTATACCGAAGTCTATTCCGGCAGCCTTCCGGCAATCGCTACTGCGGGCTGGAATACAATAACGCTTAACACACCGTTTGCATATAATAAAAGTGCGGGTAACCTGTCGGTATTGGTTGTCAGAGATGCCGCTACCAAAGACGATAACAACTATCCGCGTTTCAGAGCAACAACAACCAACCCGAATTATTTGTCCCGTAAATACAGCAATGGAGTCAACTTTTTTAACCCTACTGCCCAGCCGTGGACCAGTACGACGAGCATGGATCGTTTTTTCTACCGTCCGAATCTTCGTTTAACGATGGCCACAACGGTAAGCTACTGCCCTATCGGGAACAACAACAGCTGCCTGTATGGCGGAACGTTAACGAACGTTACCTTTGCCGGAATTAACAATACCACCGAATGCAGCCAGGACAACTATTCGTATATCGACTATACGCAGGCGGTTAATGGCGCCCAGGTTACCAAAGGGACTGCCTATACTTTAAGCGTAACCGTTGACAATCCGGGAAATAGCGGCGGCGTGGGTGCCTGGATCGATTTTAATAAAAATGGTATTTTTGAAAGCTCGGAGTTTTTTAGTTTAGGAACGCAAAACAGCAGCAACAGTACTGTTTTCAGCAGTGCAGCGATACAGATTCCGGCAACGGCACAAACCGGAACCACCCGGATGCGAATCCGTTCGAAAAGATTAACCGGTGTTACTGCTGCAGAATCTTGTGAATTCATTGGCAGTGCCCGCGGAGAAGTAGAAGATTATACGGTAAACATCGCCGAACAGCCTATGGGAGTATCGGATTTTGATAAAACTGCCGTAAAAATTTACCCGAATCCCACTGCAAATGTTGTGACCATTGCATCGTCAGAAACAATAAAAACCATTTCCGTATACACACCACTGGGTCAGCAGATCATATCGGGCAAAGAAAATCAAATCGATTTATCGGCTTACACCCAGGGAATCTATCCGGTTAAAATTGAATTTGAAAACGGACAGATCCAGTTTAAAAAGATTATTAAAAAATAG
- a CDS encoding HTTM domain-containing protein, which yields MLKESESANNTLLSIFISLKKYLENRYQKCRSALFTPIDNSQLILFRIVFGILISWHCIQCIMNEWVRRNFILPTYTFSHIGMEWLQPLPGEGMHYYFYFMALLGVFISIGLFYRWSLGLFTLLWAGAYFMQKTAYNNHYYLLLLVCIIMLFLPANASHSVDARRNPDIRSNTVPSWCIWVMILQIAIVYFFATVAKLYSGWLDGSFTKGMLHKNVIPLLENLYNQQWFYLFIAYAGILFDLLIVPALLWHKTRKYAFMASLFFHLFNKLHLGIGIFPFMALSFSIFFFPPETIRKLFFRNRTAVEKTPLKPDYGRKIVLYFFIPFFIFQVLCPLRHWVIKGDVLWTEEGHRLSWRMMLRNRSGYTKFLVVNNETGKQHYFKLKKLLTKKQIRGMQTKPDMIWQTAQKIKEHYQLKGKKVSIYIDSKVAINKKQLRRLIDPNVDFAKAEWNYFSHNEWILLYD from the coding sequence ATGTTAAAAGAGTCCGAATCCGCTAACAATACGCTTCTCAGCATTTTCATTTCTTTAAAAAAATACCTGGAAAACCGTTATCAAAAATGCCGTTCTGCCTTATTCACCCCGATTGATAATTCGCAGTTAATTCTATTCCGGATAGTTTTCGGAATACTGATTTCATGGCATTGCATCCAGTGCATTATGAACGAATGGGTAAGACGCAATTTTATACTGCCCACCTATACTTTTTCCCATATCGGGATGGAATGGCTGCAACCGCTGCCGGGAGAAGGCATGCATTACTATTTCTATTTTATGGCACTTTTGGGTGTTTTTATTTCCATTGGTTTATTTTACCGCTGGAGCCTCGGCCTGTTTACCCTTTTATGGGCAGGTGCTTATTTTATGCAGAAAACAGCCTATAACAATCATTACTATTTGTTATTGCTGGTTTGCATTATCATGCTGTTTCTCCCTGCCAATGCTTCCCATTCTGTAGATGCCAGACGAAATCCGGACATCCGCAGCAATACGGTTCCTTCCTGGTGCATCTGGGTTATGATCCTGCAAATCGCCATTGTCTATTTTTTTGCTACAGTCGCTAAACTCTATTCCGGTTGGCTGGATGGCAGTTTTACCAAAGGGATGCTGCACAAAAATGTCATTCCGCTTTTAGAAAATTTATACAACCAGCAGTGGTTTTATCTGTTTATTGCCTATGCCGGAATTTTATTCGACTTATTGATTGTGCCGGCATTGCTATGGCACAAAACCCGGAAATATGCCTTTATGGCTTCGCTGTTTTTCCATTTGTTCAACAAATTGCATCTGGGCATTGGTATTTTCCCGTTTATGGCATTGTCCTTTTCGATCTTTTTCTTTCCGCCGGAAACCATCCGAAAACTGTTTTTCCGGAATAGAACTGCTGTTGAAAAGACACCACTGAAACCCGATTACGGAAGAAAAATAGTGCTGTATTTCTTTATTCCGTTTTTTATCTTCCAGGTTTTATGCCCTTTGCGGCACTGGGTAATTAAAGGCGACGTACTCTGGACCGAAGAAGGACACCGCCTGAGCTGGCGGATGATGCTGCGCAACCGCAGCGGCTATACCAAATTTTTAGTGGTCAATAACGAAACCGGAAAGCAGCATTATTTCAAGCTGAAAAAACTGCTTACCAAAAAACAGATCCGCGGGATGCAGACCAAACCGGATATGATCTGGCAGACAGCCCAAAAAATCAAGGAACACTATCAGCTAAAAGGAAAAAAAGTGAGTATTTATATCGATTCAAAAGTGGCTATTAATAAAAAGCAGCTCCGAAGGCTTATTGATCCCAATGTCGATTTTGCCAAGGCAGAATGGAATTACTTTTCTCATAATGAATGGATTCTATTATACGATTAA
- a CDS encoding autotransporter outer membrane beta-barrel domain-containing protein: MNRILLLLLAIFTFNGYAQSVDSVSVKKLKEEIKKELREELKQQVKADFIKENKTLFDWSKFTLSGYGVVNYYNYRRYDTDLGMKDKFDAERLNLYLGYNFNDWISFKSEIEFEHGGTGSTVELDTQEEAGEYEKEVEAGGEVKIEQIHINLAVRPYFNVRVGRMKIHFGLAQDLDRPISYFTTHRQEMENEILPLGWYENGVQFHGTFWKKRFKYEVSVTNGLDASGFSSRGWIKEGYQQRFEMSVGESWAFTARLDYKFGTHKNTYFGASAYINDAAANRPKNDMKETAYVTIFEGHITYDEDYLRFNSIILYGNLENSNIVSRKNASLSNNLGVKRTPVGKSVLGFSAEAGYEILHFFNKTTKQKFYPFMRYDYYDTMHGVEGNVVKKPRWERSAITGGFNWFVHPQIVLKAHYQNRNLGSYQFDPVTALNTGEKQQENTFSAGIGFSF, from the coding sequence ATGAACCGAATATTACTTTTATTACTAGCCATTTTTACTTTTAACGGATACGCGCAAAGCGTTGACTCTGTAAGCGTTAAGAAGCTTAAGGAGGAGATAAAAAAAGAGTTGAGAGAAGAACTGAAACAACAGGTTAAAGCCGATTTTATTAAAGAAAATAAAACCCTTTTTGACTGGAGTAAGTTTACTTTAAGCGGATACGGAGTTGTTAACTATTACAACTACAGACGTTACGATACCGATTTGGGAATGAAAGATAAATTTGATGCGGAACGCCTTAATTTATACCTGGGATACAATTTCAATGATTGGATCAGTTTTAAATCGGAAATAGAATTTGAACACGGCGGAACCGGTTCCACAGTAGAGCTGGATACCCAGGAAGAAGCCGGAGAATATGAAAAAGAAGTGGAAGCCGGAGGAGAAGTGAAGATCGAGCAGATCCACATCAACCTGGCCGTTCGTCCTTACTTCAATGTGCGGGTGGGAAGAATGAAGATCCACTTTGGACTTGCTCAGGATTTAGACCGTCCGATCTCCTATTTTACCACACACCGTCAGGAAATGGAAAACGAAATCCTTCCTTTGGGATGGTATGAAAATGGGGTACAGTTCCACGGAACCTTCTGGAAAAAAAGATTCAAATATGAAGTGTCCGTTACCAATGGTTTAGACGCTTCAGGATTTAGCTCAAGAGGCTGGATCAAAGAAGGATACCAGCAGCGTTTTGAAATGTCTGTGGGCGAAAGCTGGGCATTTACAGCCCGATTGGACTACAAATTCGGAACCCATAAAAATACCTATTTCGGAGCGTCAGCCTATATTAACGATGCGGCTGCAAACAGACCGAAAAACGACATGAAAGAAACGGCTTATGTAACCATTTTTGAAGGACATATCACTTATGACGAAGATTACCTGCGTTTCAATTCCATTATCTTATACGGAAATCTTGAAAACTCGAATATCGTTTCCAGAAAGAACGCCAGTTTATCAAACAACTTAGGGGTGAAAAGAACACCGGTAGGAAAAAGTGTTTTAGGATTTTCGGCAGAAGCCGGATACGAGATCCTGCATTTCTTCAACAAAACGACCAAACAAAAATTCTATCCGTTTATGCGATACGATTACTACGATACGATGCATGGAGTGGAAGGAAACGTTGTTAAAAAACCAAGATGGGAAAGAAGTGCTATAACCGGAGGATTCAACTGGTTTGTACACCCGCAGATCGTGTTAAAAGCACATTATCAGAACAGAAATTTAGGTTCGTATCAGTTTGATCCGGTAACCGCATTGAATACAGGAGAGAAACAACAGGAAAATACATTTTCTGCCGGTATTGGTTTCTCCTTCTAA
- a CDS encoding imelysin family protein yields the protein MKRRVLSLGFIAMALALVNCSNNDDTNYVDPNASLYSNVISNVASNVVVETYKTLNQRATALRTAINTLAAAPTQDNLAAARLAWSATRKPWEQSEGFLYGPVADDALGNGGLDPAMDTWPVDVEAMNNILSSGQPITANVIASNPEARGFHLIEFLLWGENGTKTVAQITAREFEYLKAAAEDLQNNTQTLINGWSSSAGNYVAYFLTAGNANNVKYPSQKAALEEFVHGIITIADEVANTKIQEPLNGPNGEGVSPQAEESRFSKNSLLDFADNIRSVQNVYLGDYNAIDGKGLTDVVAARNPQLDATIKAKISEAITAIEAIPVSFTDAIYNNRPAVENAQEKVNELFNLLQTQLLPLINN from the coding sequence ATGAAAAGAAGAGTTTTAAGTTTAGGATTTATTGCAATGGCATTAGCATTAGTAAATTGCAGTAATAACGACGACACAAATTATGTAGACCCGAATGCGTCATTATATTCAAATGTAATTAGTAATGTTGCCTCTAACGTTGTAGTGGAAACATATAAAACACTAAACCAAAGAGCAACGGCGTTAAGAACAGCTATTAACACTTTAGCAGCTGCACCAACTCAGGATAATCTTGCTGCTGCAAGATTAGCATGGAGCGCAACCAGAAAACCATGGGAACAATCGGAAGGATTTTTATACGGACCGGTAGCAGATGATGCACTTGGTAACGGAGGTTTGGATCCTGCCATGGATACCTGGCCGGTAGATGTGGAAGCGATGAACAACATCCTGTCCAGTGGCCAGCCAATCACTGCTAACGTTATTGCATCTAACCCGGAAGCAAGAGGATTTCACCTTATAGAGTTTTTATTATGGGGAGAAAACGGAACTAAAACCGTTGCTCAGATTACAGCAAGAGAATTTGAATACCTTAAAGCTGCTGCTGAAGATTTACAGAACAATACACAAACATTAATTAACGGATGGAGCAGTTCTGCCGGAAATTATGTAGCTTACTTCTTAACAGCCGGAAATGCTAATAATGTGAAATACCCGTCACAGAAAGCGGCGTTAGAAGAATTTGTACATGGAATCATCACAATTGCCGATGAGGTTGCCAATACTAAAATCCAGGAGCCTTTAAACGGTCCTAACGGAGAAGGAGTTTCGCCACAGGCTGAAGAATCACGTTTCAGTAAAAATTCATTATTGGATTTTGCAGACAACATCCGTAGCGTTCAGAATGTTTATTTAGGAGATTATAATGCTATAGACGGTAAAGGACTTACCGATGTGGTTGCGGCTAGAAACCCACAATTGGATGCTACTATCAAAGCGAAGATCAGTGAGGCAATTACAGCAATTGAAGCCATCCCGGTATCGTTTACAGATGCGATCTATAACAACAGACCGGCAGTGGAAAATGCTCAGGAAAAAGTAAATGAATTATTCAATTTATTACAGACTCAGTTATTACCGCTAATTAATAATTAA